One Notolabrus celidotus isolate fNotCel1 chromosome 16, fNotCel1.pri, whole genome shotgun sequence DNA window includes the following coding sequences:
- the mrpl36 gene encoding 39S ribosomal protein L36, mitochondrial, producing the protein MWSSGTMTPLLLKHLAASVSRHVVNMSRLNLTLPSPAASVYRSLYSLTTAPRALLLSSVRISSLQHPSSCTSGQFGSSLLRDCRHLPWVQPSGGMKTKSALKRRCKDCFFARRRGHLFVFCKTNPRHKQRQG; encoded by the exons ATGTGGAG CTCAGGTACCATGACGCCCCTCCTCTTGAAGCACCTTGCTGCCTCAGTATCTCGTCATGTGGTCAACATGAGCCGGTTAAACCTGACCTTACCATCACCCGCAGCAAGTGTTTACAGAAGTCTCTACTCCCTCACCACGGCTCCCCGTGCTCTGCTCCTGTCATCAGTGAGAATCAGCTCCCTCCAGCACCCCTCATCCTGCACCTCTGGTCAGTTTGGATCATCCCTGTTGAGGGACTGCCGGCATCTTCCCTGGGTCCAGCCCTCTGGAGGAATGAAAACAAAGTCTGCCCTGAAGAGGCGCTGCAAAGACTGTTTCTTTGCTCGACGGAGAggacatttgtttgtgttttgcaagaCAAATCCAAGACACAAGCAGAGACAGGGGTGA
- the irx4b gene encoding iroquois-class homeodomain protein IRX-4b: protein MAYTQLGYSYPTTPQFLMASSSLPSYLEPGTPPSHPGHQLNSSTGIGVYSSPYAKNQSYYNTCASDATALYTRGASDPKDGAASVHGTSQTSAYYPYEHTFEQYPYDRYGYSCSDGASRRKNATRETTSTLKAWLQEHQKNPYPTKGEKIMLAIITRMTLTQVSTWFANARRRLKKENKVTWSPRACKSSDDRGCDDDSDEAEKPLKMDKDLPDQHCADMQSDLEDFDLLESDGSDCERKTQFLPKDKNANPNTDPPHGHFTHNPDMLLRKEGLSPDCPELTPVQQQKNALYPNPDPRSTDTKPKIWSIAHTAVSLDGRMHPEYPACMLSSTIIGSSGAGYPSNIALTKADRQQESPVASLKEWVDGVFHGPSFHQSKPADVWKGLHDSDSTTPGQSFEVVRAMPL from the exons ATGGCTTACACCCAGCTGGGATACTCCTACCCCACCACGCCGCAG TTTTTGATGGCCTCCAGCTCTCTGCCCAGTTATCTGGAGCCGGGAACACCTCCGTCACACCCGGGCCATCAGCTCAACTCAAGCACCGGCATAGGAGTCTACAGCAGCCCATATGCAAAGAACCAAAGTTACTACAATACCTGCGCAAGCGACGCCACCGCTCTTTATACCAGA GGAGCATCAGATCCTAAGGACGGAGCTGCATCTGTGCATGGAACATCTCAGACCTCTGCCTACTATCCTTATGAACACACTTTCGAACAGTATCCCTATGACAGATATGG GTATTCTTGCTCTGATGGTGCTTCCCGTCGTAAAAACGCTACCCGAGAAACCACAAGCACACTTAAAGcttggctgcaggaacaccagaAGAATCCCTATCCCACAAAGGGAGAGAAGATAATGCTTGCTATCATTACCAGGATGACCCTTACACAG gtGTCCACTTGGTTTGCCAATGCACGCAGGAGGCTGAAGAAGGAGAACAAGGTGACTTGGTCACCGCGGGCTTGTAAAAGTTCTGATGACCGAGGCTGTGATGATGACAGTGACGAAGCTGAGAAGCCTCTAAAAATGGACAAAGACCTTCCTG ATCAACATTGTGCAGACATGCAGAGTGACCTGGAGGACTTTGATCTGCTGGAATCAGACGGTTCTGACTGTGAACGGAAGACACAGTTTCTACCTAAGGACAAGAATGCAAACCCAAACACAGACCCCCCACATGGGCACTTCACACACAACCCTGACATGCTGCTCAGAAAAGAGGGATTGTCTCCAGACTGCCCTGAACTCACACCGGTCCAGCAGCAAAAAAATGCCCTTTATCCTAATCCAGACCCTCGAAGTACGGACACCAAGCCCAAAATCTGGTCAATTGCTCACACTGCTGTGTCTTTGGATGGCAGGATGCATCCAGAATATCCCGCCTGTATGTTGTCATCGACCATCATCGggtcctctggtgctgggtATCCATCAAACATTGCACTAACCAAGGCAGACAGGCAACAGGAATCACCAGTAGCGTCACTCAAAGAATGGGTGGATGGAGTTTTCCATGGTCCTTCTTTCCATCAGTCCAAACCAGCTGACGTGTGGAAAGGTTTACATGATTCTGACAGCACAACACCTGGACAATCCTTTGAAGTTGTTAGGGCTATGCCTTTGTAG
- the ndufs6 gene encoding NADH dehydrogenase [ubiquinone] iron-sulfur protein 6, mitochondrial, protein MAAMAGRLLSFSKNAKVLASPLKLAALPVHRYSLDVSSTGEAITHTGQVFDENDPRRARFVGRQKEVNKNFAIKLVSEEPVTDIEARVVSCDGGGGALGHPKVYINLDKDTKVGTCGYCGLQFRQKHHH, encoded by the exons ATGGCGGCCATGGCGGGTAGGCTTCTGTCCTTCAGTAAAAATGCTAAGGTGCTTGCTTCACCTTTGAAGCTTGCTGCTTTACCGGTCCACCGGTACAGCTTGGACGTCTCTAGTACCGGCGAAGCAATCACTCACACCGGCCAG GTGTTTGATGAAAACGATCCCAGAAGAGCCAGATTCGTTGGTAGACAGAAAGAG GTGAATAAAAACTTTGCCATCAAATTGGTGTCAGAGGAGCCAGTGACTGACATTGAGGCCAGAGTGGTGTCCTGCGATGGTGGTGGAGGGGCCCTGGGCCATCCCAAAGTCTACATCAACCTG GATAAAGACACAAAAGTTGGCACATGTGGCTACTGTGGATTACAGTTCAGGCAGAAGCACCATCACTGA